From the Vanacampus margaritifer isolate UIUO_Vmar chromosome 14, RoL_Vmar_1.0, whole genome shotgun sequence genome, the window GGTGTCGGCCAGCCCCGAGACGCCTTACGCGCCGCCGGCCGACGTCCAGTCCTTACCCGCCGCCAACGCTCCCGGCGCCCCCGCTGCCTCTGCCGGCCACGACCACTCGGACGATGGCGGTACGCCCCTGTGCGCCCTCATCAACAAGGTGTCCAACCTGAAGTTCAGCAACTCGGGCAGCTTGCTCGGCATCAAGGGTCTGCCCTCGGCGGTCAAGGACCTGGCGGTGGCCAAGCTGCAGGGCGGCGGCGGTTCGGGTTCGGGCCCCGGAGTGACGACAGCAGGGGCGGCAGCCTGCCTGTCAACGCCGGAGCCTGCCGCCGGCATGAGCAAGAAGAACAGGCTGGATGAGCTTCCACCCGGCGGCGAGGACTGGAACCCTGGCTGTGGCGGCCCAATGGGCAAACTTTTCAGAGGGTGGCTGCACTCTAGTGAGAAGATCTCTGGGCCAGGAGTGACGTACATCGTTAAGGTATGTGGTGAATGTTGGTCACCAaacatccatgcatccattttttttctttttacatgcacATTCATGTTTGTCTGTTTACATTGGAGCAAAAGGCCAACTACACCCTTTATGTGTCGTTAATCAATTGCAAGGCACTCGCAGACATACAAccaacatccatccatgaaCTCACCCACAATCCTGTTAAATTGCTGACAAAATGCAGACgacaccctggattggttgcCAGACATGTCATATCAAGGACAAACGTACTGGTCGCCAGCAGGAGTTGGAATggcacaataaaacaagatttaaTATTTATTCTAACAATACCAGTATCACCATACAGTGATATTGAGGGTGGGGTGTGAACATGATACAGTAATTCACAGAATCTATGTAATTATTGCTTTTTGTGAAGATATGGATATCataaataattgatattttgGGAGAATGGGGAGAAAGATTTAACAGTTATTTGATATATATGCTATTGGAAGAAAAATATCATGATACTGGTGGCTCTTTTGTGAATTGAGGCCATTGATTGGGTAAGCTATGTGAACCACAATCAGATGGCAAAGtatcgataccaggtatcggtatcaggctaATACCACATCTTAAAGGTATCGGTACACACGACggggaccgataccagtatcggccaccATCTTGTAgccaggaactagaaatgagaagaatagaaaattgccattaattccttgcaattttaaggaaaaatgctatattgggatatataggttgctttttatgtatcaaaagtactagtgtaAGGATAGACCGCAgattatcggtgccaatactCAGCATTGGCCTTTTTGAAAAATCATGCAGCTGATaacagatcaatttaaaactgtgttaacaTCAAGAAACTAGTTATTtaaatttcagttaactttataagaggtGCTTCTAATTCTGGGACCTCTCtgcatattcttttttttatttgaaattaaggTAAGTAAAAATTGataacataacataataaaatttaatttagaaattttgccgccaatattttcccttttagtcaaAAATGAATGTCCAAATATCAGCCTCCTTGTCTACTAATAACCGGTATTGGTATCGGctctgataaaataaaaaaataaaaaaaaaacataattctgACTCtatactagtggtattggtacttggtatcggtgactacctGAGTCGAGTACCTACATATCGGGGCTGAAAAAGTGGCATCGAACATCCCCACCGGTACACCTGGTTGACTGTCATTATCAGCCACCATATCAGGAAAGCCTCCTGTAGAAGGTCATCTGTGGGTGATATTTGCACTGTGTAGTGCTTTTGTAACCATGCCGACGACTTTATTCCCCCGTGGGTTGTGGCGGTAACAgcaggggtaaaaaaaaaaaaaaagaaagaaaaaaaagacagcatctTATGTCAACGCCAAGCATACATCATTCGAAAGAAGCACACGTTGGTGCCGAGCTGTGAATGTCATCATGCCGGCAATGAGTCACCGGCGGGACTGATGATGCCGATGtgtgaaatgaatagaaaatgtgtgttgttttttttatccccccatTTTTTACACTGAGATTTTCCTTTCCTCTTGTTTTAATGTGCGTAATGCAACATGAGAGAACAGTGACAAGTTGTCACATAAAGTGTCTGTCTGCCGTGTCACATTAACCATATTAAGGCCAGACAGCGTCAATGAACGCGGCTACCATTTTGGGCTTTAGGTCCTGTGAGTTCAACATCGCTTCAAATTAGCATCACATGGTCGCCCCCTCACCCATCATGTGCCATTAGTGTCAATAGACATTGATGTCATTCGCAACATGCACATCAATGAATCCCTTTATGGCAGGCTTTCACAGCTCAGGACCGCTAAACAGACGCTAACGTTGAAAAATACCTCACCTTTAGCCATAGCATTGACACAAAACACTTGGATTTATTGTAAATgcatttgtacaaataaaggcCTCCACTAGCCCTGGTGCAGtgacaaaaactaaacataaaaaaacaaactagaaaaattcccgcggatattttgaatgggactgctgactcttgtaattgagctgaacagtttaaaatttaaaccactggaatcggtcaagaaatgtggaagttaaccataatcaacatcaactaaagtatctcactgtccctttaagaacgcacacacatttgactcggagacgtcacgcacccacattccattcatattgtatgagagacgcacccctcgaacaaaagcctctcacgacttaacagttcaagatacagattcaagaaatggctcgttagaacggcaagggtttggggaacacgagcatgttctaatttttttaattggatgaaaaatgaaaacttatgattcatcagaaatgaagaggaaaaaggaggcgaatttaacatggaaaagataggcgagttagtccgacttctcctcgcttaaagggaaaataaaggtactaaatgacaccttagccaaataaaagttagtttgtctgaaagagaCTCGTCACTAcgaaatgtgagaatttgatgtctagagagcaaagattgtggccatggtgacgagttgaagtgaaacttttgcaaatagaagtagacttttttttgttcccgccactcaaagcctaattgctccacagagtgtGTTAGAAGGCTatatcactcactgtctttgaacccgcacaggggggagagctttcattccttaaaataaatttcgacactgagctaaagatgggaaaaattgctacaaaatgagctaaaattcatatcggccGGACAACGTATGCGCgagcagcgtgtcttggaaaaaggtgcttgatctgtaatttgttccccctttctccattcatttcctatgggagttttttgggaattgcgtcgccatggtaactcggaattcctagaaaagtaatgccgcaccgagtcagatcgagccgcatcgtttgatacctcatttgtcccggtgcgatctacgatacgggccgcatttttgtggaaaaatctggggattttctagggtggagcgtaatatgtgctgctttcagcagtcccataactagcaaacctgctctaaaaacgaattaaaactaactgaattaaaaaaaacaaaagccaaaacggaaagaaaaaaaagctaactgtAATCATCATCTGACCATCTTCTGGCAATCCGGCCGCCACtttttaaatgatcttttaGCGACGATAACGGCCAACTTGAGCAGCGAGGGGCGgaggaaatgtttttgtttacagacCCGACGATGAATGCAACGCTTATCATCAGCACAAAGTGTTCCCGGTCTGTGCTCTGTGTGAGTAGGTGGCTGCTAATGAAGAGGATTACAGGAGGATCTCATGAGGTGTACTAACACTGCAGAATTCAATATACTGTAGACGCTGGTTTACGTAACTCCGTAGTTTATCACTAAGACAGTGATGAAGTcgtaattacagcaaaaatttgtatGGAAAATACTTCGAGGCCATCGATATAAAACAAAGAGACAACTTTCTTCACTGTAGAAACTAGTTCCCTTTACATAGTTGGCAACCTTGAAATTTTGCATGTCAGATCTGTGttaataaatatgagagcagagcctttttatttgattgaaatttaaatgtatttatatatttatttatttccacactTATTttgatatgtatttttattttttgtcatttttattattattattatttttttaaattttattttatatatgtgtatcagtttaatttttgaaatatatttttatatctgtttttatttccatatttatttatgtatttttaattttggcatttttggtccacCACTTGTTAAAACAACCTGTAAatagtgcaaaaataaataaccaaataaaaaacataccACTTTAATATTCTCACTAACTGAATTTGATGTAAAGTCTTGTAACGACTTTCTGTTCCTTCTTTCCAGTATCTGGGTTGCATTGAAGTGCTGCGATCAATGAGATCTTTAGATTTCACCACACGGTCTCAAATAACAAGGTAAgtccatattttatttttatgacttcaCCTTAACCTGTAATTCCGCATTGTACTGTACTGAGGCATCAACAATAGCCATTGCCCAGCTCTCCACACCAGCATGTCTACAGCAGTCGAGTTGCAATTAGAACCTTTTCAAGTCCAGTTTTGTTTTCACACCGTATTGTGCACGCCTCTATTTATATCCGTGCAACTATTGAACGACAAGTTGATGATTCACTTTGTGTCGTGTCCACTTTTCTGCTTCACTTGCATTGATGTCAGCTGGCAAGGACGCACACTTGTCGCGTCCCGCATTTCTAGAATGTTGCATCCAGTGCTTTGCAAATAATCTCTCTCCCTAAACTAAcaacacttttttcttcttttttattattattattattaataagcctcatttcaaggtatcggtactcgtgacgGTGGCCGATACCGTTattggctgccctcttgtggctgtttttttaCGGTCAGGCACTAGGAATAAGAAATTTGAGGAATAGTAAATTGCCATTAAGTGTAtgcaattttaaacaaaaatgctatattgggatatattggCCCTTCTTTAAAAGTATCTGTCAGTTTTTGGGGGAGAAATTTTTAGGTATCAAAATttttactagtggtattggcTCCTTTGTATCAGTATCGAGGactgagtactcgtactggtaggCTATCAGTCTGAGAAAAGTAGTACTGAACGTCCGTCATAATTGTCAATTTGATTACATAATATTCATATATTGATACAATTGTCCCTCTATCCCTCCAGGGAAGCCATTAGCTTGGTTTGTGAGGCTGTTCCAGGGACCAAAGGAGCTCTGCGGAAGCGAAAGGTACGTAGGAGTGCAGAATGACTCCGAGGGTGGGGTCAGCAGCAAGGAGGGGGCGGGGGCAGGTTCGAGGAAAGGGATGAGGAACACAATAGAGGGCAAGAAGAGCAGATGGGAAGGAGTGAAGGGATCCTGGAAGGTCAAGAACGGAAGTAGTGAGGAAGGCAAAAAGCTGTGGAAAAAGGAGGCAGTGAGTCACGCAGTCACGTATGCATATGAATGTtggcgaggaaaaaaaaaacatcattagaTATTCATTTAGAGTCTATTTATAGCATCATGGCCCCTGCCCGTCGCCTTCCTCTCATCCTTCCTGTCCGGAGAACACGTCCTGATAACGAGAGCAGAAAAATGATGAGACACACGCAGCACCGTGTGTGCgtctgtgcgtgcgtgagtgtgtgcgcgcacgtgaGCGCAGGGGCATGGCATGCTGCATCCCACACTGTATTAATTGCACACGATTGCTGAATGACTCACATAGCACACGCTATCTGCACTGGTTGTGAAACGAAGCGTCAATCTGCACTCTGTAGTGTTCGTTCAAATGTTtgtggagataaaaaaaacaatacccgTTGCTCTATTTCATGTTATTTCACATTAGTTCACATTATTTGGCTGTGGacgaaaattattatttttttaaatccatgacGACGTCATCTGTCAGAACTCTCTAGATCACTTTTGGCTAATTTTATCTAGCCTTCTATTCATCAATAACTTCACAGTCGGCCGTTATCAGCCATGTTTGTCCGCTTTTGAACCTGTTCTAAATAGTGCTCTAATGCAACGATTCCCAAACAGTGTTTTCagattttgtgatatttttcaagttttttttctaatgttaaTCGTTTGCCATGTCCCAATAAAGGGTTGGAAACACTATTCTAAGGGGAATTAAcatgctatgttttttttgtattcattttgtgtgtcaGCCACCATCCAAAGCTCTGTCCAGCATCCTGGGGAAGAGCAATCTGCAGTTTGCCGGCATGTCTATCAACTTGAACATCTCCACCAGTAGCCTCAACCTCATGACGCCGGACTGCAAACAAGTAAGCCGGGAAACCCATCGCCTGCATGAGATTGCATATTTATGCCACTGTAATTGGCAACGTGACAAGATTTCTATAAAAAGTGACAGTCTCTCAAAATGCTGAGTGTGGAATGGCTACTTATAAGATTTTTGAAAATCGCATGATGGGTTCCAGACAATTGAGATTTTTATGTCGGAAGAAACTTGACTTTTTGCGGAATGGTTTTATGCAATTGTTGCCTTTTAGAGAATCTGCCACCcccgaaataaaataaaataaaataactcctTCATGCCACTAAAATCCTCCCTAAGGATTTTTGAAGCTCTCATTGCATGAATTCAAAGATGGTGGCTAATTCAATGCTACTTTAATTCTGAGCGTGTCGAGTCACATAGTTGACATTTGACCACTGCTTGTCTTTCATTGGTTGATCCAGTTCATACCTTTTGTGGTATAAAGGACTCAAGATAAAATAAGGTAATACTTTATTGAGCCCCAGTGGGGAATTTCAAGGGTTAAGGCAGTACAGGGTAAAACAGCACACAAATAGAGATGgccagaaaacaaaataaataacatttgttttatttacaattactttttttgtgtgaaatgacaaaaatgaacaTGTGCCAAATTTACCTTGCGGAGGACATGGCCATGTTGCACTCCACAGCCTCCCCTTTTCTGCAGCGCCCCATTTTCTTGCTACCTTCTATCTTCTGTTGAACAATAAGAGTCACCTtcctttcaaaatgaaaatacagcATTTCCTTCTTTTCCCGGGTCAGTGCGGCTTGTTTTGCACAGTTGCTTCCACCTACAGTAATTTACAAGTtggggaaaaatacaaaactgaaattGTATTAAAAGCTTTAGCTAAGATGCTAAAATGGTGCAGTATAGTCTTATGCATGGCTTCATCCGATTTGAAAATGGCTGTCCTGTGGGTGAAAGTAATGCGTCTTGATAAGTGGGTGGCCTCACATGTTACCAAATATGAGTGGTAAAATGCAAAATTGACACGcgcagataaaaaataaaataaaaaaaactcaatctgCACCAAATGTATTTGGTGCTTGTCCCAGTTTAACTATAACTAAACAAGCAAAGCATGCCTTGTCAAATCATCCTGATGACCATAAAACTGTCCATACAGTAACGACTTTGTCtccttttgaaaataatttggtCTGATTTGTTGAAAGCTACAGTCTCATTCGTAACAAGATTAGAGAGCAGCTGTGTCCTCTCGAGACGTCtcaaaccagcgttaaaaaaaaaactaaaaaaaaaactaggcgTGTTATTCTTAGTTGAATCATAGTCACGCTGTTTACAAGCAGTAAGAACATTTCTTTCCCTGctgtattgttttattgtgcagATCATAGCCAATCATCACATGCAGTCCATCTCCTTCGCATCTGGTGGCGACCCTGTAAGTACCTCATACATTGACGTGCATCGTTTCTTATAATGCACTTCTTACAATGATTCTGTCCGTCTTTCAGGACACAACAGACTTTGTGGCGTATGTGGCAAAGGATCCTGTTAACAGAAGAGGTATAAATTAGGTCCTTCAACCATTGCATTATGcccattattataattattttataatgtaataatttcctgaatATGTTATAAATTAATCCAAAACGTAATAAAAGCAAGTAATGTAATTTCACCAATAATCTAATAACACATCCTGACTGAAATTTAATTTTGCAATGTGCAAGACATGACATATCAACACAAGTAAGCGATATGCTTTGTGAATGGGACGTTAAGGGGGAGCCAATTGCGGGTGCAAATGCACAGCAATTTATGCATTCATACTGGATTTggcccttaactcattcactgccactagttctattagttgaacattctttccacttttgttaacaatagtatgaaaatctagatttttttttattgtacatttagaacagataagaaatttgtgattaattgcgagttaactagtgaagtcatgcgattaattacgattaaaaactttaatcgcctgacgccccgaattattcataatcttttctttttttttttattcattcactgccattgacggctataaacgtcaaaaatttatttgaatttctattagtttaacattttgtccccacttttgttaacaagagtatgaaaacctagaatttttttattgtacatttaaaacagatgtaaaaaatttttattaatcgtgagttaactagtgaagtcatgcaattaattacaattaaaaaaaattaatcacctcttgccttttaatttttaataatcttttttcttttttaagaaaaaaaagaaaagaatttatggcagtaaatgagttaatgtccgATCCTGTTGTCGCTCTCTAGCGTGTCACATACTGGAGTGCTCGGACGGGCTGGCCCAGGACGTCATCAGCACCATCGGCCAGGCCTTCGACCTTCGCTTCCAGCAGTACATGCAGTGTCCTTCCAGCAAGCCTTCCTCCACACATGACAGGTGAGTCCTTTtgtgttcacactgcaggtcattgcaatttttgtttttgcccgtCTGTCAtgtgtattacatttttttttctccatgcaaCGTGAACAGTACAATTCCGATATTGATCCGGGTGTGCACTTGCGTGCAGGGTGTTCAACGTGGAGGAGTTGCCGTggacggaggaggaggaagagtccGCGGAGCATCCGTACTACAACAACATCCCCGGGAAGATGCCGCCC encodes:
- the shc3 gene encoding SHC-transforming protein 3 isoform X1, which gives rise to MLHRTKYNRFRNESVTSVDDIVHGLSMNPKVSASPETPYAPPADVQSLPAANAPGAPAASAGHDHSDDGGTPLCALINKVSNLKFSNSGSLLGIKGLPSAVKDLAVAKLQGGGGSGSGPGVTTAGAAACLSTPEPAAGMSKKNRLDELPPGGEDWNPGCGGPMGKLFRGWLHSSEKISGPGVTYIVKYLGCIEVLRSMRSLDFTTRSQITREAISLVCEAVPGTKGALRKRKPPSKALSSILGKSNLQFAGMSINLNISTSSLNLMTPDCKQIIANHHMQSISFASGGDPDTTDFVAYVAKDPVNRRACHILECSDGLAQDVISTIGQAFDLRFQQYMQCPSSKPSSTHDRVFNVEELPWTEEEEESAEHPYYNNIPGKMPPPGGFIDARLTNQNAPSDGSQTGSNSVDQNYYQGRHCGENWPEERKSILIEQGSLDISNESKGPMTKAGEMPTYMNTQQIDEQVLAALQAEAEHVTKGMAATARENPSTDLFDMMSLNEYRAEPFEDAIQSQPQAPSQVSALHKATSVDNSSPLLARSIAFRAQEELEGQAWYRGKMSRRDAEKLLHDDGDFLVRKSATNPGSYVLTGMHNGIAKHLLLVDPEGTVRTKDHVFDSISHLIGHHRDNNLPIVSAGSELCLLQPVVWKQ
- the shc3 gene encoding SHC-transforming protein 3 isoform X2, coding for MLHRTKYNRFRNESVTSVDDIVHGLSMNPKVSASPETPYAPPADVQSLPAANAPGAPAASAGHDHSDDGGTPLCALINKVSNLKFSNSGSLLGIKGLPSAVKDLAVAKLQGGGGSGSGPGVTTAGAAACLSTPEPAAGMSKKNRLDELPPGGEDWNPGCGGPMGKLFRGWLHSSEKISGPGVTYIVKYLGCIEVLRSMRSLDFTTRSQITREAISLVCEAVPGTKGALRKRKPPSKALSSILGKSNLQFAGMSINLNISTSSLNLMTPDCKQIIANHHMQSISFASGGDPDTTDFVAYVAKDPVNRRACHILECSDGLAQDVISTIGQAFDLRFQQYMQCPSSKPSSTHDRVFNVEELPWTEEEEESAEHPYYNNIPGKMPPPGGFIDARLTNQNAPSDGSQTGSNSVDQNYYQGRHCGENWPEERKSILIEQGSLDISNESKGPMTKAGEMPTYMNTQQIDEQVLAALQAEAEHVTKGMAATARENPSTDLFDMKPFEDAIQSQPQAPSQVSALHKATSVDNSSPLLARSIAFRAQEELEGQAWYRGKMSRRDAEKLLHDDGDFLVRKSATNPGSYVLTGMHNGIAKHLLLVDPEGTVRTKDHVFDSISHLIGHHRDNNLPIVSAGSELCLLQPVVWKQ